A genomic stretch from Falco cherrug isolate bFalChe1 chromosome 1, bFalChe1.pri, whole genome shotgun sequence includes:
- the CORO6 gene encoding coronin-6 isoform X2, which yields MSRRVVRQSKFRHVFGQPVKADQMYEDIRVSKVTCDSSFCAVNPKFVAIIVESGGGGAFIVLPLAKTGRVDKNHPLVTGHTAPVLDIDWCPHNDNVIASASEDTTVMVWQIPDYVPMRNITEPVVTLEGHSKRVSIISWHPTARNVLLSAGCDNLVILWNVGTGEMLLALDDIHTDLIYNVGWNRNGSLLVTTCKDKKVRIIDPRKQQVVANNFEEPIALQEMDTSNGVLLPFYDPDSSIVYLCGKGDSSIRYFEITDEAPYVHYLNTYSSKEPQRGMGFMPKRGLDVSKCEIARFFKLHERKCEPIVMTVPRKSDLFQDDLYPDTPGPEPALEADEWLSGKDAEPILISLRDGYVPIKNRELKVVKKNILDNKPPPGPRRSHSTCHPDFSQSALEEVLEEIRALKETVQAQEKRISDLENKLCQFTNGTD from the exons ATGAGCCGCCGCGTGGTGCGCCAGAGCAAGTTCCGGCATGTCTTCGGGCAGCCGGTGAAGGCCGACCAGATGTACGAGGACATCCGAGTCTCCAAGGTGACGTGCGACAGCTCCTTCTGTGCGGTCAACCCCAAGTTTGTGGCCATCATCGTGGAGTCTGGTGGCGGGGGGGCCTTCATCGTCCTGCCCCTTGCCAAG ACAGGCCGGGTGGACAAGAACCACCCGCTGGTGACGGGGCACACGGCACCTGTGCTGGACATCGACTGGTGTCCCCACAACGACAACGTCATTGCCAGCGCCTCGGAGGACACCACAGTCATG GTGTGGCAGATCCCTGACTATGTCCCCATGCGTAACATCACGGAGCCGGTGGTGACACTGGAGGGACACTCCAAGCGGGTGAGCATCATCTCATGGCACCCCACCGCCCGCAACGTCCTGCTTAGCGCAG GCTGTGACAACCTGGTGATCCTCTGGAACGTGGGCAcgggggagatgctgctggcactggACGACATACACACCGACCTCATCTACAACGTGGGCTGGAACCGCAATGGCAGCCTCCTCGTCACCACCTGCAAGGACAAGAAAGTCCGCATCATCGACCCCCGCAAGCAGCAGGTCGTGGCG AACAACTTCGAGGAGCCCATCGCCCTGCAGGAGATGGACACGAGCAATGGGGTCCTGCTGCCCTTCTACGACCCCGACTCCAGCATCGTCTACCTCTGTGGGAAG GGTGACAGCAGCATCCGATACTTTGAGATCACGGACGAGGCACCCTATGTGCACTACCTGAACACCTACAGCAGCAAGGAGCCGCAGCGGGGCATGGGCTTCATGCCCAAGCGTGGGCTGGACGTTAGCAAGTGTGAAATTGCCAG GTTCTTCAAGCTGCACGAGCGCAAGTGCGAGCCCATCGTCATGACGGTGCCGCGCAAG TCAGACCTCTTCCAGGATGACCTGTACCCTGACACGCCGGGCCCCGAACCGGCCCTGGAGGCGGATGAGTGGCTGTCGGGGAAGGATGCGGAGCCCATCCTCATCTCGCTGCGTGACGGCTACGTCCCCATCAAGAACCGGGAGCTGAAGGTGGTCAAGAAGAACATTCTGGACAATAagccccccccaggcccccgCCGCAGCCACTCCACCTGCCATCCCGACTTCTCT CAGTCAGCCTtggaggaggtgctggaggaGATCCGTGCCCTGAAGGAGACGGTCCAAGCGCAGGAGAAGCGCATCTCCGACCTGGAGAACAAACTCTGCCAGTTCACCAACGGCACGGACTAG
- the CORO6 gene encoding coronin-6 isoform X1 gives MSRRVVRQSKFRHVFGQPVKADQMYEDIRVSKVTCDSSFCAVNPKFVAIIVESGGGGAFIVLPLAKTGRVDKNHPLVTGHTAPVLDIDWCPHNDNVIASASEDTTVMVWQIPDYVPMRNITEPVVTLEGHSKRVSIISWHPTARNVLLSAGCDNLVILWNVGTGEMLLALDDIHTDLIYNVGWNRNGSLLVTTCKDKKVRIIDPRKQQVVAEKAKPHDGARPIRAIFVADGKIFTTGFSKMSERQLGLWDLNNFEEPIALQEMDTSNGVLLPFYDPDSSIVYLCGKGDSSIRYFEITDEAPYVHYLNTYSSKEPQRGMGFMPKRGLDVSKCEIARFFKLHERKCEPIVMTVPRKSDLFQDDLYPDTPGPEPALEADEWLSGKDAEPILISLRDGYVPIKNRELKVVKKNILDNKPPPGPRRSHSTCHPDFSQSALEEVLEEIRALKETVQAQEKRISDLENKLCQFTNGTD, from the exons ATGAGCCGCCGCGTGGTGCGCCAGAGCAAGTTCCGGCATGTCTTCGGGCAGCCGGTGAAGGCCGACCAGATGTACGAGGACATCCGAGTCTCCAAGGTGACGTGCGACAGCTCCTTCTGTGCGGTCAACCCCAAGTTTGTGGCCATCATCGTGGAGTCTGGTGGCGGGGGGGCCTTCATCGTCCTGCCCCTTGCCAAG ACAGGCCGGGTGGACAAGAACCACCCGCTGGTGACGGGGCACACGGCACCTGTGCTGGACATCGACTGGTGTCCCCACAACGACAACGTCATTGCCAGCGCCTCGGAGGACACCACAGTCATG GTGTGGCAGATCCCTGACTATGTCCCCATGCGTAACATCACGGAGCCGGTGGTGACACTGGAGGGACACTCCAAGCGGGTGAGCATCATCTCATGGCACCCCACCGCCCGCAACGTCCTGCTTAGCGCAG GCTGTGACAACCTGGTGATCCTCTGGAACGTGGGCAcgggggagatgctgctggcactggACGACATACACACCGACCTCATCTACAACGTGGGCTGGAACCGCAATGGCAGCCTCCTCGTCACCACCTGCAAGGACAAGAAAGTCCGCATCATCGACCCCCGCAAGCAGCAGGTCGTGGCG GAGAAAGCCAAACCGCACGACGGCGCCCGCCCCATCCGCGCCATCTTCGTGGCCGATGGCAAGATCTTCACCACCGGCTTCAGCAAGATGAGCGAGCGGCAGCTGGGCCTCTGGGACCTG AACAACTTCGAGGAGCCCATCGCCCTGCAGGAGATGGACACGAGCAATGGGGTCCTGCTGCCCTTCTACGACCCCGACTCCAGCATCGTCTACCTCTGTGGGAAG GGTGACAGCAGCATCCGATACTTTGAGATCACGGACGAGGCACCCTATGTGCACTACCTGAACACCTACAGCAGCAAGGAGCCGCAGCGGGGCATGGGCTTCATGCCCAAGCGTGGGCTGGACGTTAGCAAGTGTGAAATTGCCAG GTTCTTCAAGCTGCACGAGCGCAAGTGCGAGCCCATCGTCATGACGGTGCCGCGCAAG TCAGACCTCTTCCAGGATGACCTGTACCCTGACACGCCGGGCCCCGAACCGGCCCTGGAGGCGGATGAGTGGCTGTCGGGGAAGGATGCGGAGCCCATCCTCATCTCGCTGCGTGACGGCTACGTCCCCATCAAGAACCGGGAGCTGAAGGTGGTCAAGAAGAACATTCTGGACAATAagccccccccaggcccccgCCGCAGCCACTCCACCTGCCATCCCGACTTCTCT CAGTCAGCCTtggaggaggtgctggaggaGATCCGTGCCCTGAAGGAGACGGTCCAAGCGCAGGAGAAGCGCATCTCCGACCTGGAGAACAAACTCTGCCAGTTCACCAACGGCACGGACTAG
- the CORO6 gene encoding coronin-6 isoform X3 — translation MSRRVVRQSKFRHVFGQPVKADQMYEDIRVSKVTCDSSFCAVNPKFVAIIVESGGGGAFIVLPLAKTGRVDKNHPLVTGHTAPVLDIDWCPHNDNVIASASEDTTVMVWQIPDYVPMRNITEPVVTLEGHSKRVSIISWHPTARNVLLSAGCDNLVILWNVGTGEMLLALDDIHTDLIYNVGWNRNGSLLVTTCKDKKVRIIDPRKQQVVAEKAKPHDGARPIRAIFVADGKIFTTGFSKMSERQLGLWDLERFAPHEGLRPVRAIFTREGLIFTTGFTRMSQRELGLWDPNNFEEPIALQEMDTSNGVLLPFYDPDSSIVYLCGKGDSSIRYFEITDEAPYVHYLNTYSSKEPQRGMGFMPKRGLDVSKCEIARFFKLHERKCEPIVMTVPRKSDLFQDDLYPDTPGPEPALEADEWLSGKDAEPILISLRDGYVPIKNRELKVVKKNILDNKPPPGPRRSHSTCHPDFSQSALEEVLEEIRALKETVQAQEKRISDLENKLCQFTNGTD, via the exons ATGAGCCGCCGCGTGGTGCGCCAGAGCAAGTTCCGGCATGTCTTCGGGCAGCCGGTGAAGGCCGACCAGATGTACGAGGACATCCGAGTCTCCAAGGTGACGTGCGACAGCTCCTTCTGTGCGGTCAACCCCAAGTTTGTGGCCATCATCGTGGAGTCTGGTGGCGGGGGGGCCTTCATCGTCCTGCCCCTTGCCAAG ACAGGCCGGGTGGACAAGAACCACCCGCTGGTGACGGGGCACACGGCACCTGTGCTGGACATCGACTGGTGTCCCCACAACGACAACGTCATTGCCAGCGCCTCGGAGGACACCACAGTCATG GTGTGGCAGATCCCTGACTATGTCCCCATGCGTAACATCACGGAGCCGGTGGTGACACTGGAGGGACACTCCAAGCGGGTGAGCATCATCTCATGGCACCCCACCGCCCGCAACGTCCTGCTTAGCGCAG GCTGTGACAACCTGGTGATCCTCTGGAACGTGGGCAcgggggagatgctgctggcactggACGACATACACACCGACCTCATCTACAACGTGGGCTGGAACCGCAATGGCAGCCTCCTCGTCACCACCTGCAAGGACAAGAAAGTCCGCATCATCGACCCCCGCAAGCAGCAGGTCGTGGCG GAGAAAGCCAAACCGCACGACGGCGCCCGCCCCATCCGCGCCATCTTCGTGGCCGATGGCAAGATCTTCACCACCGGCTTCAGCAAGATGAGCGAGCGGCAGCTGGGCCTCTGGGACCTG gagAGGTTTGCCCCCCACGAAGGGTTGAGGCCCGTGCGGGCCATCTTCACACGGGAAGGACTCATCTTTACCACGGGCTTTACCAGGATGAGCCAGCGGGAGCTGGGCTTGTGGGACCCG AACAACTTCGAGGAGCCCATCGCCCTGCAGGAGATGGACACGAGCAATGGGGTCCTGCTGCCCTTCTACGACCCCGACTCCAGCATCGTCTACCTCTGTGGGAAG GGTGACAGCAGCATCCGATACTTTGAGATCACGGACGAGGCACCCTATGTGCACTACCTGAACACCTACAGCAGCAAGGAGCCGCAGCGGGGCATGGGCTTCATGCCCAAGCGTGGGCTGGACGTTAGCAAGTGTGAAATTGCCAG GTTCTTCAAGCTGCACGAGCGCAAGTGCGAGCCCATCGTCATGACGGTGCCGCGCAAG TCAGACCTCTTCCAGGATGACCTGTACCCTGACACGCCGGGCCCCGAACCGGCCCTGGAGGCGGATGAGTGGCTGTCGGGGAAGGATGCGGAGCCCATCCTCATCTCGCTGCGTGACGGCTACGTCCCCATCAAGAACCGGGAGCTGAAGGTGGTCAAGAAGAACATTCTGGACAATAagccccccccaggcccccgCCGCAGCCACTCCACCTGCCATCCCGACTTCTCT CAGTCAGCCTtggaggaggtgctggaggaGATCCGTGCCCTGAAGGAGACGGTCCAAGCGCAGGAGAAGCGCATCTCCGACCTGGAGAACAAACTCTGCCAGTTCACCAACGGCACGGACTAG